The Pseudoliparis swirei isolate HS2019 ecotype Mariana Trench chromosome 16, NWPU_hadal_v1, whole genome shotgun sequence genome includes a window with the following:
- the LOC130206447 gene encoding carbonic anhydrase 1 yields the protein MSWGYAADNGPEKWADNFPIANGPRQSPIDILPGAAAYDAGLKPLKLKYDPSTCQEILNNGHSFQVTFVDDTDSSTLKEGPISGTYRLKQFHFHWGASNDKGSEHTVHGTKYPAELHLVHWNTKYPSFGEAASKPDGLAVVGVFLQIGDANASLQKVLDTFGAIKAKGKQTTFADFDPSTLLPGCLDYWTYDGSLTTPPLLESVTWIVCKEPISVSAEQMDKFRGLLFSAEGEAECCMMDNYRPPQPLKGRAVRASFK from the exons ATGTCTTGGGGATACGCAGCAGACAACG GACCCGAAAAATGGGCTGATAACTTCCCTATTGCCAATGGACCCCGCCAGTCTCCCATTGACATCTTACCTGGTGCGGCCGCGTACGACGCGGGGCTGAAGCCGCTCAAGCTGAAGTACGACCCCTCCACCTGCCAAGAAATCCTCAACAACGGACATTCCTTCCAAGTGACCTTCGTCGATGACACCGACAGCTCAA CTCTGAAAGAAGGGCCCATCTCAGGGACCTACAGGCTCAAGCAGTTTCATTTCCACTGGGGAGCGTCGAACGACAAGGGCTCCGAACATACCGTGCACGGGACCAAGTATCCTGCTGAG CTCCATCTGGTGCACTGGAACACCAAATACCCAAGTTTTGGTGAGGCAGCTAGCAAGCCTGATGGGCTCGCCGTTGTTGGAGTCTTCCTGCAG ATTGGTGACGCAAATGCCAGTCTCCAGAAGGTTCTGGACACCTTTGGTGCCATCAAGGCCAAA GGCAAGCAGACCACCTTCGCTGACTTCGACCCTTCCACCTTGCTGCCCGGTTGCCTAGACTACTGGACCTATGACGGCTCCCTGACCACACCCCCTCTGCTGGAGAGCGTTACCTGGATTGTCTgcaaagagccaatcagcgtcagCGCTGagcag ATGGACAAATTCCGCGGCCTGCTCTTCTCCGCTGAGGGCGAGGCCGAGTGCTGCATGATGGACAACTACCGACCTCCCCAGCCGCTCAAGGGTCGCGCTGTCCGTGCTTCCTTCaagtaa
- the rad51b gene encoding DNA repair protein RAD51 homolog 2 — protein MATIKLKRAGVSSEMCEQLKRHRVESCKDLLSLSSVEVMHAAGLSYRRASELQRTVSRAVAPPVTTALELWSKHSCFSTSLPALDRLLRGGLPRGALTEVVGPSGCGKTQLCLMLSVLATLPKSHGGQDSAVIYIDTESAFSAERLVEIAQSRFPDHFGCKERVLQMAGRVHLYRELTCRHVLNRLERLEEDIISTGAGLVILDSVASVARKEFDTTLPGNLMRRNDMLGHEASTLKYLAHQFDIPVVLTNQVTTHVTGQGSAGDSALVTAALGTAWSHSVNTRLIVQYADARQRQMLIAKSPVAPRALLNYTVEKQGICMDGEESLEVLCEDTDPGLQPIRVQMEF, from the coding sequence ATGGCGACGATAAAACTGAAGCGAGCCGGCGTTTCAAGCGAGATGTGCGAGCAACTCAAGCGACATCGAGTAGAAAGCTGCAAGGACCTGTTGTCGCTGAGCTCCGTGGAGGTGATGCACGCCGCGGGGCTGAGCTACCGGAGAGCCTCTGAGCTGCAGCGGACGGTGAGCAGAGCCGTGGCCCCGCCCGTCACCACGGCCCTGGAGCTGTGGAGCAAACACTCCTGCTTCTCCACGTCGTTGCCCGCCCTGGACCGACTGCTGAGGGGCGGCCTGCCCCGCGGGGCCCTCACGGAGGTGGTGGGGCCCTCCGGCTGCGGGAAGACGCAGCTGTGCCTGATGCTCAGCGTCCTGGCCACTCTGCCGAAGAGCCACGGCGGCCAGGACAGCGCCGTGATCTACATCGACACCGAGTCCGCGTTCTCCGCCGAGAGGCTGGTGGAGATCGCGCAGAGCCGGTTCCCGGACCACTTCGGCTGCAAGGAGCGGGTCCTGCAGATGGCCGGGCGGGTGCACCTCTACCGGGAGCTCACCTGTCGGCATGTCCTCAACAGGCTGGAGAGACTGGAAGAGGACATCATCTCGACCGGAGCGGGGCTCGTCATCCTGGACTCCGTGGCCTCCGTGGCGAGGAAGGAGTTCGACACGACGTTGCCCGGCAACCTGATGCGCCGCAACGACATGCTGGGCCACGAGGCCTCCACCCTCAAGTACCTGGCCCACCAGTTCGACATCCCCGTGGTCCTCACCAACCAGGTGACGACGCACGTGACGGGTCAAGGGTCGGCGGGGGATTCCGCGCTCGTGACCGCGGCTCTGGGGACCGCGTGGAGTCACAGTGTCAACACGCGGCTCATCGTGCAGTACGCGGACGCGCGCCAGAGACAGATGCTGATCGCCAAGTCGCCCGTGGCTCCGCGCGCGCTGCTGAACTACACCGTTGAGAAGCAGGGCATCTGTATGGATGGAGAGGAGAGTCTGGAGGTCCTGTGCGAGGACACGGATCCAGGCCTCCAACCAATCAGGGTGCAGATGGAGTTCTGA
- the rbis gene encoding uncharacterized protein rbis — MLASFFTGFIRQPFHDDSDRKSRRRSCSPRLFFSIFSQQQQQASHTDDVEGKRRSQQHRLAREDINTRELLLKYGKMGKTKQKNVFQVSIKHMKHKNKTKAKPVKSTLKHINAVRKETVENLNKIFTEVQRDITSISKSVAPKPKKLPKVVREPPKEPANVDDAAQLLSQLLP, encoded by the exons ATGTTGGCGTCTTTTTTTACCGGTTTCATTCGTCAACCGTTTCACGACGACAGCGACCGGAAAAGCCGCCGCCGGTCGTGTTCCCCTCggctcttcttctccatcttttcacaacaacaacaacaggcgtCGCACACTGATGACGTAGAAGGGAAGAGACGTTCGCAGCAGCACCGGCTAGCACGTGAGGATATCAACACACGCGAGCTGCTCCTGAAATACG GTAAAATGGGGAAGACTAAACAGAAGAACGTCTTTCAAGTGTCAATAAAGCACATGAAGCACAAGAACAAGACCAAAGCCAAGCCTGTCAAGTCGACGCTCAAACAC ATCAACGCGGTGAGGAAGGAGACCGTGGAGAACCTCAATAAAATCTTCACAGAAGTCCAGAGGGACATTACGAGTATTTCCAAGTCTGTCGCTCCCAAACCAAAGAAACTTCCAAAG GTCGTCAGAGAGCCGCCGAAGGAACCTGCAAACGTTGACGATGCGGCTCAACTCCTCTCGCAGCTGTTACCATGA